From the genome of Ignavibacteriales bacterium, one region includes:
- a CDS encoding DNA alkylation repair protein, giving the protein MTAAELIIELKKHYNQKNVDGMARFGIVSTNAFGISAPMIKSIAKKIGKNHELALELWNTGYYDARVIAFLIDDPKLVTKTQMNSWICDFDSWAICDGTCCYLFRKTPFAFEKILEWADRKEEFVRRTAFSLIAYIAVHDKKRDDKEFLQFFPLIKKYSVDERNFVKKAVNWALRQIGKRSNFLNKEALKLAKEIKTIDSKSARWIASDAIRELKNPKILARL; this is encoded by the coding sequence ATGACGGCTGCGGAATTAATCATAGAATTAAAAAAACATTACAATCAAAAAAATGTTGACGGAATGGCACGCTTCGGAATTGTTTCTACAAATGCGTTTGGCATTAGTGCACCGATGATCAAATCGATAGCAAAGAAGATTGGGAAAAATCATGAACTTGCTCTCGAACTATGGAATACCGGATATTACGATGCACGTGTTATTGCTTTTTTGATTGACGATCCGAAACTAGTTACAAAAACTCAGATGAATAGCTGGATATGCGATTTTGATTCATGGGCAATCTGTGACGGAACATGCTGCTACCTATTTAGAAAAACTCCTTTTGCATTCGAAAAAATTTTGGAATGGGCAGATAGAAAAGAAGAATTTGTCCGCCGCACTGCATTTTCGTTAATCGCATATATCGCCGTTCACGATAAGAAGAGAGACGATAAGGAGTTCCTTCAATTTTTCCCACTCATCAAGAAATATTCCGTTGATGAAAGAAATTTTGTTAAGAAAGCTGTTAACTGGGCATTGCGCCAGATTGGAAAACGAAGTAATTTCCTCAACAAAGAAGCACTTAAACTTGCTAAAGAAATTAAAACTATCGATTCAAAATCTGCACGATGGATTGCCAGTGATGCAATTAGAGAATTGAAAAATCCAAAAATATTGGCAAGACTATAA